From one Salmo salar chromosome ssa09, Ssal_v3.1, whole genome shotgun sequence genomic stretch:
- the wdr81 gene encoding WD repeat-containing protein 81 → MEWLVSAVEKDLGVDRRQLGPGPRPQELVALVPTRWVMGLRERRVIRCARSESASEAEIRTYLQCSLVKLPPGWTRVCIQGLRKIKLSYRLARDPGCQLVSQDSFMKTMQGVSQRNFRNLWCDAHHSHVQPYSGATEQMHVAAIDAVRQALQKLFCSTFVSIPVSPSLSPARDKDKDNPFSPSSSSSKHPSDQLCPNVLPAECLLESAEMLYVVLPYTQYSLHDIVTYSPAKLANSHAKVLFILYQLLIALRACQASGLSCGELSLQDIAVDEQLCSRLKVTLAHYEVLGDDREADCYVTEGQVPRSIKARDQGQGVYSDRDKRLCRDCFDELKSLVLDWVHGRVSNFRYLMELNRLAGRREGDPNYHPVLPWVVDFTVPYGRFRDLRRSKFRLNKGDKQLDFTYEMTKEALAAAVANGGGAVSIIGDLGLGGSVGAGGSGLSEHLHVPHHISDVLSDITYYVYRARQTPKSVLCSHVRSQWEPNEYPASMERIQSWTPDECIPEFYTDPSIFRSIHPDMPDLEVPPWCNSCEEFIEVHRCLLESREVSQQLHYWIDLTFGYKLSGKEAVKAKNVCLHLVDNHTHLTSYGVVQLFDQPHPPRLAPYQYSPPEPPLLGPATLNVPPLQIPPLDAMVDGMVPEAMGCESSGWTMVDRDEELEQGMEALDSLSGGTSTGTSTTSSVPLPLISTARSGGKTGGEHPAMVVSQSPSSFPGEGTAGNATSALGSGIRSAMLQRGGIINKKHGEGSLSGATNTEDLKITLPEGFSPLQPLEELEKLNNFLVKSLHAEVWHQSDSRKERTGAPQCLPSLAELYQRDMQALGVLIAEIFYSSKLRGVKPGTPLSERFQAVIKLCSASLRDVPLPLHHALETLLHLRQHSSKANVEKPCGPPPLLFKYDPIYEGLPPPNPCQLLSPILSPLPFPTYFPALHHFIYSYHSKMETTCSLQGRDVVFHLWQQLETLLQGVITAEGLEILLPFVLALMLEESTAVYAAWYLFEPISRVLGPRNAAKYLLKPLVSVYENPRCLRGRFYLYTDCFVLQLIVRLGLQAFLSSLLPHVLQIISGFESCSSGSEPQWEASKGLRGGACDLGEEEEDYQEGRLSSGSVSGKVGGGSGGAGGVGVGGDPGLVDYSSGISLNDQVFLSEGEDFQNGFYVNNGAGGAAGGKLQSQNSAAGGNEQDQESLSVGRLSDKSSTSEVSIGDADSTRDRASLKSADSSQDLKQASEGEEGGELEEETETEEGKERGTGEGSGPSLELTLSGCTEDTVATLEEEFVNGMELEDAQKDMVEEEEDEHDSSEDSEEKEHKILLDTVCKTVRWLSAKLGPTVTSRYVARNLLRLLTTCYIGPEKHQFVAPVASEESSLESVGMGSVYEKKPLVGDQTAGPVLDCLIYIAHLYGEPVLTYQYLPYIGYLVSPPVSCRLNTRKEAGLLGAVVLTQKIIVFLSDSTLMDMLMKINQDVLLPLLDLLTSPRMGFPSGVQTRSAVCLKTLSLMALICLRIGREMVQQHMVETLKRFFTVFSLLQCLQGQMESAPRREVGEYILLDVCTPDGSEVTCELGVLEELQAVFNPEMAYASYIPFYCLIGDVAIRKLVSNHELVWSLAQSYHSRVSPGSPNANPPAGSKDRVEMPHSPGLGRHVGRSPFPAPYSSSTPLGSDTLPESGTFGSHLVGNRIQVARDSEPGCGSPNLGSLDNWGHPRPSHTQPVITSASTFTTPSLGPSFSSYSWMVGPTPEDSALKQELPRSGRSLQGNWLAYWQYEIGLNQQDPHFHFHQIRLQSFLGHSGAAKCLAPLAGEDYFLSGSKDKTVKLWPLYNHGDGTREVEPRLTYTDHKKSVFYVGQLEALQEVVSCDGTVHLWDQFTGKQIRSYEALDGKNPITAVTTMPAPHCSVVFGSADSVLRFIDPRKPGLQHEFRLAYNNVSAGLIRYLAVSPGGRTVAAGFSSGFIVLLDARTGLVLRGWPAHEGDILQIKAAGGNLIISSSTDHTLTVWKDLEHKPLHQYKCPSDPVHAFDLYGAEIVAGTLANKIGVYSMMNISASPASSTKLSSENFRGTLTSLAVLPTKRLLLLGSENGAIRLLA, encoded by the exons ATGGAGTGGCTAGTGTCGGCTGTAGAGAAGGACCTTGGGGTGGATCGTCGGCAGCTAGGTCCAGGGCCCCGGCCTCAAGAGCTGGTGGCCCTGGTCCCCACCCGCTGGGTGATGGGCCTAAGGGAGAGGAGGGTCATCCGTTGTGCCCGTTCAGAGAGCGCCAGTGAAGCAGAGATTCGCACTTACCTCCAGTGCTCCCTTGTGAAGCTGCCTCCTGGCTGGACCCGAGTGTGCATCCAGGGCCTAAGGAAGATCAAGCTGAGCTACAGGCTGGCAAGGGACCCAGGCTGCCAACTAGTCTCCCAGGATTCTTTCATGAAGACCATGCAGGGTGTATCACAACGTAATTTCAG AAATCTGTGGTGCGATGCTCATCACAGCCACGTGCAGCCCTATTCAGGGGCTACGGAGCAGATGCATGTAGCAGCCATAGATGCAGTGCGACAAGCGCTGCAGAAGCTCTTCTGCTCTACATTTGTCTCCATCCCCGTGTCGCCATCCCTCTCCCCTGCCAGAGATAAGGACAAAGACAACCCATTCTCCCCAAGCAGCTCCTCCTCTAAGCACCCCTCAGACCAACTGTGTCCTAACGTCCTCCCTGCTGAGTGCCTACTAGAGTCAGCAGAGATGCTCTACGTGGTTCTCCCATACACCCAGTACTCACTCCATGACATCGTCACCTACAGCCCAGCCAAGCTGGCCAACAGCCATGCCAAAGTGCTGTTCATCCTCTACCAGTTACTGATCGCGTTGCGGGCCTGTCAGGCGTCGGGGCTGTCCTGTGGAGAGCTCTCCCTGCAGGACATAGCGGTGGACGAACAGCTCTGCAGCCGCCTCAAGGTCACCCTGGCCCATTATGAAGTGCTGGGGGACGACAGAGAGGCTGACTGCTATGTTACTGAGGGACAAGTGCCAAGAAGCATCAAGGCGAGGGACCAGGGCCAAGGTGTGTACAGTGACCGTGATAAGAGGCTGTGCAGAGATTGTTTTGATGAGCTCAAGTCCTTGGTCCTGGACTGGGTCCATGGTAGAGTCAGCAACTTCCGCTACCTGATGGAGCTGAACCGGTTAgctggacggagggagggagaccctAACTACCACCCGGTCCTGCCCTGGGTGGTGGACTTCACTGTGCCATATGGGAGGTTCCGCGACCTCAGGCGGTCCAAGTTCAGGCTGAATAAAGGAGACAAACAGCTGGACTTTACCTATGAGATGACCAAAGAAGCCCTTGCAGCAGCGGTGGCTAATGGAGGTGGGGCAGTCAGTATTATAGGAGACCTGGGTCTGGGTGGATCTGTAGGTGCCGGTGGTTCAGGGCTGTCTGAACACCTACATGTGCCCCATCACATCTCAGACGTGTTGTCAGACATCACCTACTACGTCTACAGGGCCCGGCAGACACCCAAGTCAGTGCTGTGCAGCCACGTCAGGTCTCAGTGGGAACCGAACGAATACCCAGCCAGTATGGAACGCATCCAGAGCTGGACCCCGGATGAGTGTATCCCAGAGTTCTACACAGATCCCTCTATATTCCGCTCCATCCACCCTGACATGCCGGATCTGGAAGTTCCCCCGTGGTGTAACTCCTGTGAGGAGTTCATTGAGGTTCACAGATGCCTCCTGGAGAGCCGAGAGGTGTCTCAGCAGCTGCATTACTGGATAGACCTGACGTTCGGCTACAAGCTGTCCGGTAAAGAAGCCGTCAAGGCCAAGAATGTGTGCCTGCACCTGGTGGACAACCACACCCATCTGACCAGCTACGGGGTGGTCCAGCTGTTTGACCAGCCCCACCCGCCCCGCCTTGCCCCTTACCAGTACTCGCCACCTGAACCCCCTCTCCTGGGCCCCGCCACTCTCAATGTGCCGCCTCTACAGATTCCACCGCTAGATGCCATGGTGGACGGAATGGTCCCAGAGGCCATGGGGTGTGAGTCCAGTGGCTGGACCATGGTGGACCGAGATGAAGAGCTAGAACAAGGTATGGAGGCTCTGGACTCACTCAGTGGAGGGACCTCCACTGGCACCTCCACTacctcctctgtccctctacctctcatcAGCACCGCAAGGTCTGGGGGGAAGACTGGAGGAGAGCACCCAGCCATGGTGGTGTCCCAGTCTCCCAGCTCTTTCCCTGGGGAGGGGACAGCAGGTAATGCCACCAGTGCCCTGGGCTCTGGCATACGCAGTGCCATGCTACAGAGAGGGGGCATCATAAACAAGAAGCACGGAGAGGGGAGTTTGAGTGGTGCCACCAACACAGAGGACTTGAAGATCACCCTGCCTGAGGGCTTCAGCCCCCTTCAACCTCTGGAAGAGCTGGAGAAACTCAATAACTTCCTGGTGAAGAGCCTGCATGCAGAAGTCTGGCACCAGTCTGACTccaggaaggagaggacaggagctcCACAATGTCTCCCCTCGCTAGCAGAACTCTACCAGAGGGACATGCAGGCTCTGGGCGTCCTCATAGCAGAGATCTTCTACTCGTCTAAACTGCGGGGTGTGAAACCAGGCACCCCCCTGAGTGAGCGCTTCCAGGCTGTGATAAAGCTATGTTCGGCCAGCCTGCGTGACGTGCCCCTGCCTCTGCATCACGCTCTGGAGACACTGCTACATCTACGCCAGCACTCCTCCAAAGCCAACGTAGAGAAACCATGTGGTCCTCCACCTCTTCTTTTTAAATACGACCCCATTTATGAGGGTCTCCCGCCCCCAAACCCCTGTCAGTTACTGAGCCCCATCCTCTCCCCGTTGCCTTTCCCCACATATTTCCCTGCCCTCCACCATTTCATCTACTCCTACCATTCCAAGATGGAGACCACCTGCAGCCTTCAAGGTCGTGATGTGGTCTTCCACCTATGGCAGCAGCTGGAGACACTGTTACAGGGAGTCATCACAGCTGAGGGGCTGGAGATCCTCCTGCCCTTTGTGCTGGCGCTCATGCTAGAGGAGTCTACTGCTGTGTATGCTGCCTGGTACCTGTTTGAGCCCATCTCTAGGGTACTCGGGCCTCGAAACGCAGCCAAGTATCTCCTGAAGCCCTTGGTCAGTGTGTATGAGAACCCGCGGTGCCTCAGAGGTCGCTTCTACCTCTACACAGACTGCTTTGTTCTGCAGTTGATCGTCAGACTGGGTCTGCAGGCCTTCCTGTCCAGCCTCCTGCCACACGTGCTCCAGATCATATCTGGCTTCGAGAGCTGCAGCTCGGGCTCTGAGCCCCAATGGGAGGCCAGCAAAGGCCTGAGGGGAGGGGCATGTGacctaggagaggaggaggaggactacCAGGAAGGCAGGCTGTCCTCAGGCTCTGTGAGTGGGAAGGTGGGAGGGGGCAGTGGAGGGGCTGGGGGTGTAGGAGTGGGGGGAGACCCAGGGCTGGTGGACTACTCCTCAGGTATCAGCCTCAACGACCAAGTGTTCCTCTCAGAGGGGGAGGACTTCCAGAATGGCTTCTACGTCAACAATGGAGCAGGGGGAGCCGCTGGGGGGAAACTGCAGAGCCAGAACTCAGCAGCAGGAGGCAACGAGCAGGACCAGGAGTCTTTGAGCGTGGGGAGACTGAGCGACAAGAGCAGCACCAGCGAGGTCTCTATCGGAGACGCCGACTCCACTCGGGACCGAGCCAGTCTGAAGTCAGCTGACAGCAGCCAGGACCTGAAGCAGGCCagcgagggagaggagggaggggagctggaggaggagactgagactgaggaggggaaggagagagggacaggggagggcaGTGGTCCCAGCCTAGAACTGACTCTATCTGGCTGCACAGAGGACACAGTGGCCACCCTGGAGGAGGAGTTTGTCAATGGCATGGAGCTGGAGGACGCACAGAAAgacatggtggaggaggaggaggatgaacaTGACTCTTCAGAGGACTCGGAAGAGAAAGAGCACAAGATCCTTCTAG ACACGGTCTGCAAGACAGTTAGATGGCTGTCTGCAAAGCTTGGACCAACAGTGACGTCTCGCTATGTGGCCAGGAATCTGCTCCGGCTGCTCACCACCTGCTACATTG GCCCGGAGAAGCACCAGTTTGTGGCTCCAGTGGCGTCGGAGGAGAGCAGCCTGGAGAGTGTTGGGATGGGCAGTGTGTATGAGAAGAAGCCTCTGGTAGGAGACCAGACAGCAGGACCAGTTCTGGACTGTCTCATCTACATCGCACACCTCTATGGAGAGCCTGTACTCACCTACCAGTACCTGCCCTACATTGGATACCTG GTGTCTCCCCCTGTGTCGTGTCGTCTGAACACCCGTAAGGAGGCAGGTCTGCTGGGTGCCGTGGTTCTGACCCAGAAGATCATTGTGTTTCTGTCGGACTCCACCCTCATGGACATGCTGATGAAGATCAACCAGGACGTTCTGCTGCCCCTGCTGGACCTGCTCACCTCACCCAGGATGGG gtTCCCCAGTGGAGTGCAGACACGTTCGGCTGTGTGTCTGAAGACCCTCAGCCTGATGGCACTCATCTGTCTGCGCATCGGCAGGGAGATGGTGCAGCAACACATGGTAGAAACCCTGAAACGCTTCTTCACTGTCTTCTCCCTGCTGCAGTGCCTACAGGGACAG atgGAGAGCGCCCCCCGCAGGGAGGTGGGAGAATACATCTTGTTGGACGTGTGTACGCCGGACGGGTCAGAGGTGACGTGTGAGTTGGGGGTTCTGGAGGAACTGCAGGCCGTGTTTAACCCTGAGATGGCATACGCCTCCTACATCCCCTTCTACTGCCTCatag GTGATGTAGCGATCCGTAAGCTGGTTTCCAACCACGAGCTGGTCTGGAGTTTAGCCCAGTCCTACCACTCCAGGGTGAGCCCTGGCAGTCCTAATGCCAACCCCCCAGCAGGGTCCAAGGACAGGGTAGAGATGCCCCACTCCCCAGGTCTGGGACGCCATGTGGGCCGCAGCCCATTCCCTGCCCCCTACAGCTCCTCCACACCCCTGGGCTCAGACACCCTCCCAGAGTcaggcacctttggcagccatctGGTGGGCAACCGCATCCAGGTGGCCCGGGACTCTGAGCCAGGGTGTGGgagccccaacctgggctcgttAGACAACTGGGGTCACCCCCGGCCAAGTCATACTCAGCCTGTCATCACATCTGCCTCCACTTTCACCACTCCATCCCTGggcccctccttctcctcttacTCCTGGATGGTGGGTCCTACCCCCGAGGACAGCGCTCTGAAGCAGGAGCTCCCTCGCAGTGGCCGCTCCCTGCAGGGCAACTGGCTGGCCTACTGGCAGTATGAGATCGGTCTCAATCAGCAGGATCCCCACTTCCACTTCCACCAGATCCGCCTGCAGAGCTTCCTGGGCCATTCGGGTGCGGCTAAGTGTTTGGCACCACTGGCTGGAGAGGACTACTTTCTGTCTGGCAGCAAGGACAAGACGGTGAAGCTGTGGCCCCTCTATAACCACGGCGACGGGACGCGGGAGGTGGAGCCAAGGCTGACCTACACGGATCATAAGAAGTCTGTGTTCTATGTTGGCCAACTGGAGGCGCTCCAGGAGGTGGTCAGCTGTGACGGCACCGTGCACCTCTGGGACCAGTTCACAG gTAAACAGATCCGCTCCTATGAGGCCCTGGATGGAAAGAACCCCATCACAGCAGTGACCACCATGCCTGCTCCTCACTGTAGTGTGGTGTTTGGCAGTGCAGACTCTGTCCTCCGCTTCATCGACCCACGCAAACCGGGCCTGCAG CATGAGTTCCGGCTGGCGTACAACAACGTGAGTGCCGGTCTGATCCGCTACCTGGCCGTGAGCCCCGGAGGGCGCACCGTGGCTGCAGGCTTCTCCTCTGGCTTCATTGTGCTGCTTGACGCACGCACAGGTCTGGTGCTGAGAGGTTGGCCTGCTCACGAGGGAGACATCCTGCAGAttaag GCTGCTGGGGGAAATCTTATCATCAGTTCGTCCACTGACCACACTCTGACCGTGTGGAAGGACCTGGAGCACAAGCCCCTCCACCAGTACAAGTGTCCCTCCGACCCGGTCCATGCCTTCGACCTGTACGGGGCAGAGATCGTGGCGGGCACCTTGGCCAACAAGATAGGGGTGTACTCCATGATGAACATCTCTGCCAGCCCGGCCAGCAGCACCAAGCTTAGCTCAGAGAACTTCCGTGGGACCCTCACCAGCCTGGCTGTGCTGCCCACCAAGAGGCTCCTGCTGCTGGGTTCAGAGAACGGGGCCATCAGGCTGCTAGCTTAG